One Hordeum vulgare subsp. vulgare chromosome 4H, MorexV3_pseudomolecules_assembly, whole genome shotgun sequence DNA window includes the following coding sequences:
- the LOC123446730 gene encoding protein indeterminate-domain 16-like: protein MALVKSHHQMLASSSTSSSSPSSQQLQQLQQTQPPPPPPLAPPPPATDQPSPAKRKRRPPGTPDPDAEVVALTPRTLLESDRYVCEICGQGFQREQNLQMHRRRHKVPWRLVKRAPAPSAGEDGGTGTAGAAGATTVPRKRVFVCPEPSCLHHDPAHALGDLVGIKKHFRRKHGGRRQWVCARCAKGYAVQSDYKAHLKTCGTRGHSCDCGRVFSRVESFIEHQDACNSGRMRGDAGAVPSVLPVLRPAVPRHPPTGVPSTPPPELQLLPVATKAPLNAAPTVFSASHEPHATTKLELSIGPLASSDGVSGAAAADEGREELMRAMQEKAAADGERARAREEAAAAERALEEARRARQRARGELEKACALRDHAARLLAQVTCHACRQRSFGMVHMGVAAGGGDGGHGGSAVACEALRRGGGLGL, encoded by the exons ATGGCACTAGTCAAGAGCCACCACCAAATGttggcctcctcctccacctcctcgtcctccccctcctcccagcAGTTGCAGCAGCTGCAGCAgacgcagccgccgccgccgccgcccctggcgccgccTCCGCCGGCCACCGACCAGCCTTCCCCCGCCAAGCGCAAGAGGCGCCCTCCCGGCACGCCAG ACCCTGATGCGGAGGTGGTGGCGCTGACGCCGAGGACGCTGCTGGAGTCGGACCGGTACGTGTGCGAGATCTGCGGGCAGGGGTTCCAGCGGGAGCAGAACCTCCAGATGCACCGGCGGCGGCACAAGGTCCCCTGGCGGCTGGTGAAGCGGGCTCCGGCGCCGTCGGCAGGGGAGGACGGCGGCACGGGCACGGCGGGAGCGGCCGGCGCGACGACGGTGCCGAGGAAGCGCGTGTTCGTGTGCCCCGAGCCGAGCTGCCTCCACCACGACCCGGCCCACGCGCTGGGCGACCTGGTGGGGATCAAGAAGCACTTCCGGCGCAAGCACGGCGGGCGGCGGCAGTGGGTGTGCGCCCGCTGCGCCAAGGGCTACGCCGTCCAGTCCGACTACAAGGCGCACCTCAAGACCTGCGGCACCCGCGGCCACTCCTGCGACTGCGGCCGCGTCTTCTCCCG GGTGGAGAGCTTCATCGAGCACCAGGACGCGTGCAACTCCGGCCGGATGCGCGGCGACGCGGGGGCCGTGCCGTCGGTGCTCCCTGTGCTCCGGCCCGCCGTTCCCAGGCATCCGCCTACGGGGGTGCCATCgacgccgccgccggagctccagCTCCTCCCGGTAGCTACCAAGGCGCCGCTGAACGCCGCGCCCACCGTATTCTCCGCCTCCCACGAGCCCCACGCGACGACCAAGCTGGAGCTCTCCATCGGCCCACTCGCGTCCTCGGACGGCGTCTCcggcgccgccgcggccgacgaaGGGCGGGAAGAGCTGATGCGTGCCATGCAGGAGAAGGCCGCCGCGGACGGCGAGCGGGCGCGGGCGCgggaagaggcggcggcggcggagcgcgcGCTGGAGGAGGCGCGGCGCGCGCGGCAGCGGGCCCGGGGCGAGCTGGAGAAAGCGTGCGCGCTGCGTGACCACGCCGCGCGGCTGCTCGCGCAGGTCACATGCCACGCGTGCCGGCAGCGCTCGTTCGGCATGGTGCACATGGGCGTCGCGGCCGGCGGCGGTGACGGCGGCCACGGCGGCTCCGCGGTGGCCTGCGAGGCCCTGAGGAGAGGAGGAGGGTTGGGACTgtag